A window of Puntigrus tetrazona isolate hp1 chromosome 11, ASM1883169v1, whole genome shotgun sequence contains these coding sequences:
- the LOC122354347 gene encoding UPF0449 protein C19orf25 homolog, whose translation MNFGSKSKKRMVLPSRPDPPTVEQIMEDVNRACPSDPVFTVSHDSAEDLKANSNSSEVEKRYLQSRRYIELHERLQEERGSLTRRRDELQCGRESLEHSVMEVKRRSVTTRSVAFEFEICSFC comes from the exons ATGAATTTTGGTTCCAAAAGCAAGAAGCGGATGGTGCTGCCATCCAGACCGGATCCGCCGACCGTGGAGCAGATCATGGAGGACGTGAACCGAGCCTGTCCTAGTGATCCGGTGTTCACCGTTTCACACGATTCTGCCGAAG ATCTGAAAGCCAATTCCAATAGCAGTGAAGTGGAGAAGAGATACCTGCAGAGCAGACGCTACATAGAGCTACATGAGCGATTGCAAGAGGAACGCGGCAGTCTCACGCGGCGGAGAGACGAGCTGCAATGCGGCCGGGAGTCTCTAGAGCACAGTGTGATGGAGGTCAAGAGGCGCTCTGTGACAACTCGCTCTGTAGCTTTTGAATTTGAGATTTGCTCATTCTGCTGA
- the apc2 gene encoding LOW QUALITY PROTEIN: adenomatous polyposis coli protein 2 (The sequence of the model RefSeq protein was modified relative to this genomic sequence to represent the inferred CDS: inserted 5 bases in 4 codons; deleted 2 bases in 1 codon), producing the protein MMSYPTASYDQLVRQVEDLRKENSHLRRELQDNSHHLSKLENETSDMKEVLRQLQSKLEQEAGTLASSGRTDVLDQLKELHMDLTNYYELKYQPHNLRVFPETMPSQVGEGEERLSIGRARSPACPPSRQSSSASGEGTAVHPGHPHQASAEGRVTAQHLEDLCKERSMLLGEIDKEERERRWYYSQLQGLSQRLAELPRLDTFSMQVDFIRQQLEFEAQQLRSVMEERFGTSDEMVQRTQIRVARLEQLEKELQEAQSSRGPQEKSAVTETQSTECLSKASVSDMDTGNTGTLEAPGEAGSKVEMVFWLLSMLASRDREEMSRTLLAMSSSQESCIAMRKSGCVPLLVQILHEGGTGEAAGTGGYSREARSRASAALHNIVYSQPDEGQARREMRVLHVLEQIRSHCENGWDWIENHLSTPSPGGGKTTEIPEPVDPQMCQALCAIMKLSFEEEYXGAMNELGGLQAIAELIQLDQELYGMQNEPINMALRRYAGMALTNLTYGDVVNKATLCSKKNCLQAIVAQLASDSEELQQVVSSILRNLSWRADINSKRALRDVGSVSALMTCALQATKESTLKSVLSALWNLSAHSTENKVAICSVDGALGFLVSTLTYRCQTNSLAIIESGGGILRNVSSLIATRDDYRQILRDHNCLQTLLQHLRSHSLTIVSNACGTLWNLSARSPKDQELLWDLGAVSMLRNLIHSKHKMIAMGSAAALRNLLTNRPLKYKDTAVISPGSCMPSLYMRKQKALEAELDAKHLAETFDSIEKQSFKHQSINKPLRHIESLAKDYASDSGCFDDDEAPNVSTSLDTGTFSMLSMFLNNSNFLNTQPVSEXGEPEQDVESFQTENKRSQPPDDEVTVAAEKLAKKITNTVAKIDKLVEDITMHTSSEDSFSLSSEDHFVDWNYGPDELHEARAISCSPCHLSDTSSFLPKERLSRAHAFLHLKTANSSLSNDSLNSGSISDGYCGSQDQTHTSAKPTEQRRPNKLDLKVTHEEPVNSGLHISRVMCQNEIPERDFETNKDAVLPDSGSTDTEKSQEPFISTPATVSTKVSSDASIPTVKLSPSYQHVPLIQSVAKFGIAKTAINVQAAQAMRRQAWVPTVMTGGSISKFSPICSARSPTIGQLETPQKYSVENTPICFSRCSSLSSLSSGDGALDGQSQTENELESDSSLEIIEVEDVNVERKDEEDETLDDLSDSQLLLTDQKISSSDPTEIPSTIKNEKRFLRGVSPVILEDRTPSSSSENYIHETPLVMSRCSSVSSLGSFESPSIASSIQSDPCSEMISGTVSPSDLPDSPGQTMPPSRSKTPCCAESSGPETQNLSGVGSQWENSLRKFMEIADFKERFNLPQDLDTMIYFTVEKPIENFSCASSLSALPLHEHYVQKDVELKLTPLLNQQDNDLDDSEREEDMDDQDQYSEGNSDDDIEILKECINSAMPSRFKKVRSTVMPNLSNQVLNMQSRKSVQLPVYMVLQNKNNQMCTGQKLGMSSKEIYHDDSSYTDSAEEGTPINFSSTTSLSDETLQYPLRTKGMKDWRRNKETQELIDIEAKRIEDLRMFSRFHKPTKMTCQSHIVTNQLNKTIRHMVPTQRLLIQSKEMTAKMTQQRIQSKSPVRHIQKQGQNLSKSMPQLDIPIRKQNTELYQNQKTYSHAQENNLAFQSRHHPTTTEVDRQDGLMNRTGQKQHYESSKTNVIRNANIQDQVNNYQSHQKGFHRIKQNLILEEAPPCYSLSSSLSSLSDAEFEEHHGKPQHTWIRNKHNITSKPQCLPKSQQERNQFEENSSPSSVSMDSEDDLLIKCITSAMPQHKKKQAARKKKAEKKHKQKATLQKATEWSPENDLDSDEMASDKDSDLNSVEWRAIQEGANTIITKLQASKSQEPSSESESVLSFMSGSSFTPKEKKVYKDDKKANKPLDFAPRKPVPNLPVVFRGRTVIYTPKKETTLSQRPPPKKVTQKADAPKNPDLAQHRSRSLHRLGHPMDMQLSLPKRSSTPPARIPKSSSSGSSQSSTPSRHPQKKVTSPTQTIKQVPEKVVSAPCSPPDKRGSASNNNQNSKSPTDRKTQKSPVRIPFMQNPSRQTRNISPLVTNQPTGISRQNTQMSGKNPTSKSIGFGCMTSTHSSSGDSDRNGFLRQLTFIKESSKVSRRDASSRSVPTSQHASPRRAVPGAPAVFLCSSRCQELKEAVQGPRRMPVTQRQREVQEQVLYRQXMAPSRATSIDRDVTVKRPARRTSSESPCRAXMREIHLAQSQEKREDTFKRYSSSPSINVLSRVTSRSSLRSSSSDSSGRAKSERNTTQRQQRAGSRNSDKVTWRRIRDEDVPQILKSTLPPTALPLLPSPEGAKQMPPLLPGKLPTITLASRKTSDATVQTEDYSANKTNSSTSPTIEKVLGITEEVTKMALPRKISMAFGNTLQDGDSDGSLKTYSTASTSTFQSVESTHSGGVGHFRQSSPSKAVRVTPFNYIPSPMVCCSPQTHGQAQTMTEKTGGKHEA; encoded by the exons ATGATGTCATACCCAACGGCCTCCTATGACCAGCTGGTACGGCAGGTGGAGGACCTCCGTAAGGAGAACTCTCACCTGCGCCGTGAGCTTCAGGACAACTCACATCACCTGTCCAAGCTGGAGAATGAAACCTCTGACATGAAG GAGGTTCTGAGGCAGCTGCAGAGTAAACTGGAGCAGGAGGCTGGGACTCTTGCCTCTTCAGGCAGAACTGATGTGCTGGACCAGCTCAAAG AGCTGCATATGGACTTGACCAACTACTACGAGCTCAAGTACCAGCCTCACAACCTGCGTGTGTTTCCAGAGACAATGCCTAGCCAGGTAGGTGAAGGCGAGGAGAGGTTGAGCATCGGCCGGGCCAGGAGTCCCGCCTGTCCACCATCCCGCCAGTCCTCATCTGCATCCGGAGAGGGCACCGCTGTGCACCCAGGGCACCCTCATCAGGCATCTGCAGAAGGCCGGGTCACTGCCCAGCACTTAGAGGATCTCTGTAAAGAGAG atCCATGTTGCTGGGTGAGATAGacaaagaggagagagagcggCGATGGTATTACTCACAGCTGCAAGGATTGTCTCAGAGACTGGCCGAACTGCCGCGGCTTGATACG TTCTCCATGCAGGTGGATTTTATCCGTCAGCAGCTGGAGTTTGAAGCTCAACAACTGCGTTCTGTGATGGAGGAGCGTTTCGGCACCAGCGACGAGATGGTTCAGAGGACACAA ATCCGTGTTGCTCGATTGGAGCAGCTGGAGAAAGAGCTCCAGGAGGCCCAGAGCTCACGTGGTCCTCAAGAGAAGAGTGCGGTAACAGAAACTCAG AGTACAGAGTGCCTCTCAAAAGCATCAGTGTCTGACATGGATACCGGAAATACTGGTACTTTGGAGGCCCCTGGAGAAGCAGGGAGCAAA GTGGAGATGGTCTTTTGGTTGCTGTCCATGCTGGCCTCTAGAGATCGAGAGGAGATGTCCCGTACCCTTCTGGCAATGTCAAGCTCACAGGAAAGCTGCATTGCTATGCGCAAATCTGGTTGCGTCCCATTGCTTGTGCAAATACTACATGAAGGTGGCACTGGGGAAGCAGCTGGGACAGGAGGCTATAGTCGAGAAGCCCGTTCCAGAGCCAGTGCTGCCCTGCACAACATTGTGTACTCACAGCCAGATGAGGGCCAAGCGCGGCGCGAGATGAGAGTTCTACATGTGCTAGAGCAGATCCGCTCACACTGCGAGAATGGCTGGGACTGGATTGAGAACCATTTAAGTACCCCATCACCTGGTGGTGGCAAAACCACAG AAATTCCTGAGCCAGTGGATCCCCAAATGTGCCAGGCCTTGTGTGCAATAATGAAGTTATCCTTTGAGGAAGAGT TTGGGGCGATGAATGAACTAG GGGGATTGCAAGCCATTGCAGAGCTAATACAGTTGGATCAAGAACTGTATGGCATGCAAAATGAGCCAATCAATATGGCCCTCCGGCGTTATGCAGGAATGGCACTCACAAATCTTACATATGGTGATGTTGTAAAtaag gcTACTCTTTGCTCAAAGAAAAACTGTCTTCAAGCCATTGTTGCACAGCTTGCATCTGATAGCGAGGAATTACAGCAG GTAGTGTCAAGTATACTGAGAAACTTGTCGTGGCGTGCTGATATCAACAGCAAGAGGGCTCTGAGAGATGTCGGCAGTGTGTCAGCACTTATGACTTGTGCACTGCAGGCTACAAAG GAATCCACTTTAAAGAGTGTCCTCAGTGCACTGTGGAATCTGTCAGCACACAGCACTGAGAATAAGGTGGCAATTTGCTCTGTTGATGGTGCTCTCGGCTTTTTGGTTAGCACTTTGACTTATCGATGCCAAACCAACTCATTGGCCATTATTGAGAGTGGTGGAGGTATCCTTCGTAATGTGTCCAGCCTTATTGCAACTCGAGATGATTACAG GCAAATCCTCAGGGATCATAACTGCCTTCAGACTCTGCTGCAGCACTTGCGATCTCACAGTTTGACTATTGTGAGTAATGCATGCGGAACCCTTTGGAACCTGTCTGCACGTAGTCCAAAAGACCAGGAATTGCTGTGGGATCTGGGAGCTGTAAGCATGTTGCGCAATCTCATCCACTCAAAGCACAAAATGATAGCCATGGGAAGTGCTGCAGCTCTGCGAAACCTCCTCACAAATCGTCCACTTAAATATAAAGATACTGCTGTTATATCACCAGGATCCTGCATGCCATCCCTCTACATGAGAAAGCAGAAAGCATTAGAGGCTGAGTTAGATGCAAAGCATCTGGCAGAAACATTTGATTCAATCGAGAAGCAAAGTTTCAAGCATCAAAGTATAAACAAACCTTTGAGGCACATTGAAAGCCTAGCAAAAGACTACGCCTCAGATTCTGGttgttttgatgatgatgaggcACCTAATGTATCAACCAGCTTGGATACTGGAACCTTCTCTATGCTTTCCATGTTCTTGAATAATTCTAACTTCCTTAATACCCAGCCCGTAAGCGA AGGGGAGCCTGAACAAGACGTTGAAAGCtttcaaactgaaaataaaaggtCACAACCCCCTGATGATGAAGTGACTGTGGCAGCTGAGAAATTAGCCAAGAAGATCACCAACACTGTGGCTAAAATTGACAAATTGGTAGAAGACATTACCATGCATACATCTTCAGAGGACAGCTTCAGCCTCAGCTCAGAAGACCATTTTGTGGATTGGAATTATGGGCCAGATGAGCTTCACGAGGCACGCGCCATTTCCTGTTCCCCTTGTCATCTTTCTGACACCAGCTCTTTCTTACCGAAAGAGCGTCTCAGCAGAGCACATGCCTTCTTGCATCTTAAAACAGCTAACTCCAGTTTATCCAATGACAGCCTTAACAGTGGCAGCATCAGCGATGGCTATTGTGGCAGTCAGGACCAGACTCACACCTCAGCAAAACCAACAGAACAGCGACGTCCTAATAAACTTGACCTTAAAGTAACTCATGAAGAACCAGTAAACAGTGGTCTACATATTTCAAGAGTCATGTGTCAAAATGAGATCCCTGAAAGAGATTTTGAGACAAACAAGGATGCGGTTTTGCCTGATTCAGGTTCCACTGATACAGAGAAAAGTCAAGAACCTTTTATATCCACACCTGCAACAGTATCAACTAAGGTGTCTTCAGATGCTAGTATACCAACTGTGAAGTTGTCTCCCTCCTATCAGCATGTTCCACTGATCCAAAGTGTTGCCAAGTTTGGCATTGCAAAAACTGCAATTAATGTACAGGCAGCTCAAGCAATGCGTAGGCAAGCTTGGGTTCCAACAGTGATGACTGGAGGTAGTATTAGCAAGTTTTCCCCAATATGCTCTGCAAGAAGCCCCACAATAGGGCAGCTGGAGACCCCTCAGAAGTATTCTGTAGAGAACACTCCAATATGCTTCTCTCGCTGCAGTTCTCTGTCGTCACTCTCTTCTGGAGATGGAGCTCTTGATGGACAGAGTCAGACAGAAAATGAACTTGAGAGTGACTCCTCATTAGAAATCATAGAGGTGGAAGATGTGAATGTTGAGAGAAAAGATGAAGAAGATGAGACACTTGATGACTTGAGTGACAGTCAGTTATTATTAACTGATCAGAAAATCAGCAGCTCTGATCCAACAGAGATCCCTAGTACAATCAAAAATGAGAAGAGGTTCCTTAGAGGAGTGTCTCCAGTAATTCTTGAGGACAGGACACCATCCAGCTCTTCAGAGAACTACATTCACGAAACACCTCTTGTAATGAGCCGCTGTAGTTCAGTAAGCTCTCTTGGCAGCTTTGAATCTCCTTCAATTGCCAGCTCTATTCAGAGTGATCCATGTAGTGAAATGATAAGTGGTACTGTCAGCCCCAGTGACTTACCAGACAGCCCAGGACAAACAATGCCTCCGAGTCGAAGCAAAACTCCATGCTGTGCAGAATCAAGTGGACCAGAAACACAAAATCTTAGTGGCGTAGGAAGTCAGTGGGAAAACAGTTTGCGCAAATTTATGGAAATCGCAGACTTTAAAGAAAGGTTTAACCTACCTCAAGATTTGGACACAATGATCTATTTCACTGTGGAAAAACCAATTGAGAATTTCTCATGTGCCTCTAGTCTGAGTGCCCTCCCTCTGCATGAGCATTATGTCCAGAAAGATGTGGAGCTTAAACTTACTCCTTTGCTAAACCAGCAAGACAATGATCTAGATGATTCTGAAAGGGAAGAGGACATGGACGACCAAGACCAGTATAGTGAAGGCAACTCAGATGACGACATAGAAATTCTAAAAGAGTGCATTAATTCTGCCATGCCTTCCAGGTTTAAGAAGGTAAGGTCAACTGTGATGCCCAACCTCTCAAACCAAGTTCTCAACATGCAGAGTCGAAAATCTGTGCAATTACCAGTGTATATGGTGCTgcagaacaaaaacaatcaaatgtgTACTGGACAAAAGCTTGGAATGTCTTCAAAAGAAATCTATCATGATGATTCCTCTTACACTGACTCTGCTGAAGAAGGCACGCCCATTAATTTCTCAAGCACCACTTCCTTAAGTGATGAAACTCTCCAGTATCCACTCAGAACTAAAGGAATGAAAGACTGGCGAAGGAACAAAGAGACACAAGAGCTGATTGACATTGAGGCAAAGCGAATTGAAGACCTACGCATGTTCTCTCGCTTCCACAAACCAACTAAAATGACATGTCAGTCTCACATAGTCACAAACCAATTGAACAAAACAATCAGGCATATGGTACCCACTCAGAGATTACTTATACAGAGTAAAGAGATGACAGCAAAAATGACCCAGCAAAGGATTCAAAGCAAGTCTCCAGTTCGACACATTCAAAAGCAAGGGCAGAATCTGTCAAAAAGCATGCCACAGTTAGATATTCCTATAAGAAAGCAAAACACAGAGTTGTACCAAAATCAGAAAACCTACTCTCATGCGCAGGAAAATAATTTAGCCTTTCAGTCTAGGCATCACCCAACAACTACGGAAGTGGACAGACAAGATGGACTGATGAATAGGACAGGACAGAAACAACATTATGAATCAAGCAAGACTAATGTAATACGCAATGCTAATATACAAGATCAAGTGAACAATTATCAATCCCATCAAAAGGGTTTTCACAGAATCAAGCAAAATCTAATTTTAGAAGAAGCACCTCCATGCTACTCTTTGAGTTCCTCCCTTAGCTCTTTAAGTGATGCAGAATTTGAGGAACATCATGGAAAACCTCAGCATACATGGATAAggaataaacataatattacatCCAAACCCCAGTGTCTTCCAAAATCACAGCAAGAACGTAATCAGTTTGAAGAGAACAGCTCTCCAAGCTCAGTCAGCATGGATTCAGAAGATGATCTTTtgataaaatgcataacatCTGCAATGCCTCAACACAAGAAAAAACAGGctgcaagaaaaaagaaagctgaGAAAAAGCACAAACAGAAAGCTACTCTTCAGAAAGCAACAGAGTGGAGCCCTGAAAATGACCTAGATTCTGACGAAATGGCGTCAGATAAAGACTCTGATCTCAACAGTGTTGAATGGAGAGCAATACAAGAAGGAGCTAATACAATAATTACCAAGTTACAAGCTTCAAAGTCCCAAGAACCGTCATCAGAATCTGAATCGGTTCTGTCATTTATGTCTGGATCAAGCTTTACTCCTAAAGAGAAGAAGGTATACAAAGATGACAAAAAGGCTAATAAACCACTTGATTTTGCCCCTCGTAAACCTGTCCCAAACTTGCCAGTGGTCTTCAGGGGTAGAACAGTGATATATACGCCCAAGAAGGAGACAACCCTCTCTCAAAGACCACCACCTAAAAAAGTGACACAGAAAGCAGATGCCCCTAAAAATCCAGATCTAGCTCAACACAGATCAAGAAGCCTGCACAGACTGGGCCACCCCATGGACATGCAGTTGTCATTGCCCAAAAGAAGCTCAACACCACCTGCCAGGATACCAAAGAGCTCATCTTCAGGATCATCTCAAAGTTCAACACCTTCCAGACATCCTCAGAAAAAAGTAACCTCCCCAACCCAAACCATTAAACAAGTTCCAGAGAAGGTGGTTTCAGCACCATGCAGTCCACCAGACAAAAGAGGAAGCGCTTCAAACAACAATCAGAACTCAAAATCTCCTACAGACAGGAAAACACAGAAATCCCCTGTCAGAATACCATTCATGCAGAATCCATCAAGGcaaacaagaaacatttcaccATTAGTAACCAACCAGCCCACTGGCATCAgcagacaaaacacacagatgtcAGGAAAAAATCCTACCAGCAAATCGATTGGATTTGGTTGCATGACATCTACTCATTCAAGTAGTGGTGATTCAGATCGTAATGGCTTTCTCAGACAACTAACATTCATCAAAGAGTCATCAAAAGTCTCAAGACGTGATGCTTCTTCGCGTTCTGTCCCAACATCACAGCATGCCTCACCCCGAAGAGCAGTACCAGGGGCCCCAGCAGTTTTCTTATGTTCTTCTCGTTGTCAAGAACTGAAGGAAGCAGTTCAAGGTCCAAGAAGAATGCCTGTGACTCAAAGACAAAGAGAAGTGCAGGAACAGGTGTTATATAGAC GAATGGCTCCATCAAGAGCCACCTCCATTGATAGGGATGTCACTGTGAAACGCCCAGCTAGACGTACAAGCTCAGAAAGTCCTTGCAGGG TCATGAGAGAAATACACCTGGCCCAAAGCCAAGAGAAAAGAGAGGATACCTTCAAAAGATACTCCTCCTCTCCAAGTATAAATGTCTTAAGTCGGGTCACCAGCCGCTCATCTCTTCGCTCTTCATCCTCAGACTCAAGTGGACGAGCTAAAAGT GAAAGGAACACAACTCAGAGGCAACAGAGAGCTGGATCACGTAACTCTGACAAAGTGACCTGGCGAAGAATTCGTGATGAGGATGTTCCCCAGATATTAAAGAGCACCCTTCCACCCACCGCACTGCCCCTGTTGCCTTCACCTGAGGGCGCCAAACAAATGCCACCACTGCTGCCAGGAAAACTGCCTACTATTACTCTAGCATCACGGAAAACAAGTGATGCAACTGTTCAAACTGAAGACTACTCAGCCAACAAAACAAATTCAAGCACCTCTCCCACGATTGAAAAAGTTCTTGGCATTACAGAGGAGGTCACAAAAATGGCCCTCCCGAGGAAAATAAGCATGGCCTTTGGGAATACCCTTCAAGATGGGGATTCAGATGGATCTCTAAAAACCTACAGCACAGCATCAACCTCCACCTTTCAGTCAGTGGAAAGTACCCACAGTGGTGGTGTTGGCCATTTCCGTCAGAGCTCACCCAGTAAAGCTGTCAGGGTTACACCTTTCAACTACATCCCGAGCCCCATGGTCTGCTGCTCTCCACAGACACATGGTCAAGCACAGACAATGACAGAGAAGACAGGGGGGAAACATGAAGCATAA